From the Theileria equi strain WA chromosome 4 map unlocalized gcontig_1105316255041, whole genome shotgun sequence genome, one window contains:
- a CDS encoding cleavage and polyadenylation specificity factor, putative (encoded by transcript BEWA_049650A) produces the protein MKVTILGAGQDVGRSCVLLTFPTRRLILDCGAHCGFVDHKRYPALQMLGPDGVYEHQLEILEKTYLGSQTERQGGASDGPIEDPTQKAVLMRVAMERTLNDLTNTLDCAIISHFHLDHVGALPFLTEQLKFNGPVYMTWPTKALSPILLRDSAQVTAQRTVKQDKENLRNLLNMRTDSESHKRRKGADDPWGYNLGPATESVKKAIALQLQETRHIGNIKITPYYAGHVLGAAMFHVECDGFSVLYTGDFNTVPDKHLGPAKVPRLCPDVLICESTYATVVRQPRKATEMELCTVVHDTLLKGGKVLIPVFAVGRAQELAIILDSYWSKLELKYPIYFGGGLSEKATNYYKLHSCWTNEHNIPGLNENTFSMSYIQPFDNGYLNENRPMVLFATPGMVHAGLSLRACKLWAPNPNNLIVIPGYCVQGTVGNKLISGEKVIQTSAGPINVKCKVRYLSFSAHADSAGIIQLARQVSPKNILLVHGESESMKKFSKHLNHILGVPVHCPANGYTVEFEKEKREDIQDVYLHPELFLEASGMEITKEDPPSLEISASPAETVEAIALVDKQGLFLTCRENVFLSTKGNCLYMDPGSIKQKSQTASSGESISPLHQIIHKQKRVLSEDKFMEFTELISRLIYHNYAFIAKELKNGGILII, from the exons ATGAAGGTGACAATTTTGGGGGCTGGGCAAGATGTTGGTCGTTCCTGTGTCTTGCTCACATTTCCAACTAGAAGACTGATCCTTGATTGTGGAGCCCATTGCGGGTTTGTAGATCATAAGAGGTATCCCGCGCTGCAGATGCTCGGTCCAGACGGGGTATACGAACACCAATTggagattttggaaaagacATATTTAGGAAGCCAAACTGAAAGACAGGGTGGAGCTTCAGATGGACCTATTGAGG ACCCAACTCAAAAGGCAGTTTTAATGAGAGTTGCCATGGAGCGTACTCTTAATGATCTTACTAATACACTTGACTGTGCAATAATTTCGCATTTCCATCTGGATCATGTAGGTGCCCTCCCATTTCTTACTGAGCAATTAAAGTTCAACGGCCCCGTTTACATGACCTGGCCTACAAAGGCTCTTTCGCCTATACTTTTGCGCGATAGCGCACAGGTAACCGCACAAAGAACGGTAAAACAGGACAAAGAAAATCTAAGGAATCTTTTAAATATGCGGACAGATTCTGAATCGcacaaaagaagaaaggGTGCAGATGACCCTTGGGGATATAACCTCGGACCTGCAACTGAATCTGTAAAGAAAGCAATAGCTCTTCAACTTCAGGAGACGAGACATATTGGTAATATAAAGATAACACCATATTATGCAGGACATGTCCTTGGAGCTGCAATGTTTCATGTAGAATGTGATGGTTTTTCAGTGTTATACACTGGAGATTTTAACACTGTACCAGATAAACATTTAGGACCTGCAAAGGTGCCTCGTTTGTGTCCAGACGTTTTGATATGCGAGTCTACATATGCAACGGTAGTTAGGCAACCTAGAAAGGCAACAGAAATGGAATTATGTACTGTTGTTCACGATACCCTCTTGAAGGGAGGCAAGGTTTTAATTCCAGTATTTGCCGTTGGAAGGGCCCAAGAGCTTGCAATTATCCTGGATTCATATTGGTCAAAATTGGAGTTGAAATACCCAATTTATTTCGGTGGCGGTCTTTCTGAAAAAGCTACAAACTACTATAAACTACATTCGTGCTGGACAAATGAGCATAATATACCGGGGTTGAATGAAAACACATTTTCAATGTCTTACATACAACCATTTGATAACGGTTATTTGAACGAAAACAGACCAATGGTTTTGTTTGCAACACCTGGGATGGTACACGCTGGATTATCACTTAGAGCGTGCAAACTATGGGCCCCAAATCCAAATAATCTTATCGTTATACCAGGGTATTGTGTACAAGGAACAGTTGGAAACAAGCTTATTTCCGGGGAAAAGGTGATTCAGACATCTGCTGGACCAATAAATGTTAAGTGCAAGGTCCGTTATCTATCCTTTTCTGCACACGCAGATTCCGCTGGGATAATTCAGCTCGCAAGACAGGTATCTCCAAAAAACATTTTACTCGTCCATGGAGAGTCTGAAAGTATGAAAAAGTTCTCGAAACATCTAAATCATATACTTGGAGTGCCTGTTCATTGTCCCGCAAATGGTTATACCGtagaatttgaaaaggaaaaaagAGAGGATATTCAAGATGTATACTTGCATCCAGAATTATTCTTGGAGGCTTCTGGAATGGAAATAACCAAAGAAGACCCACCATCACTTGAGATATCCGCTAGCCCTGCAGAAACAGTTGAAGCAATCGCCCTTGTCGATAAGCAGGGTCTATTTTTGACTTGCCGAGAGAATGTGTTTTTGTCCACCAAGGGCAATTGCTTGTACATGGACCCGGGATCCATAAAACAAAAGTCTCAAACTGCATCGTCTGGAGAGAGTATCTCACCTTTGCACCAAATTATACACAAGCAAAAGAGAGTACTCTCCGAAGACAAGTTCATGGAGTTTACCGAACTAATTTCAAGGTTAATTTATCATAATTACGCATTTATCGCAAAGGAATTAAAAAATGGAGGTATTTTAATCATTTAA